From the Lysinibacillus fusiformis genome, the window ACCATTGGGATTGCTATGAAACACCATGCTTCACCCGTTACAAAGAAATTTGCAGAGATTTTAAGCGCTTGGTTAAATGAACAAAACAGCTCCCTACGATAGTCGCTATTGAAGCATATCCTTACATTACGTTAAAATAGTATTTGTATATATTTCAGAAAATAGGTGAGTGTATGGGGACATTACAAGGCAAAACCGTACTCATTACAAGTGGGGGAACACTTGAAAAATGGGATCGTGTACGAGGGCATACGAATTTATCAAAAGGCACAATGGGCTGTTATTTAGCAGAGGCGGCGCTGGCTGCTGGCGCTAACGTAGTATATATGCATGGTTACTTTGCACAGCTCCCAGAAAACCACAACAAAATGACATTGATAAAATTTGAAGGCATAGAGGATTTAGGACAAAAGGTGTGTCATGCTGTCCAACAACAAGTCGATATCGTCATTATGGCTGCTGCTGGCTCTGATTGGGTCATTGACAAGGTGTATGATCAATCAGGTAATTTAATGGAGGAGGCGGGGAAAATGCCTTCCGACGAACCACCTATTATTCATTTTAAAAAGGCGCCAAAAGTGTTAGGACAAATCAAGGGCTGGCAACCAAAGGTAACATTAGTAGGCTTTAAGCTCGAAGCGACGGATGATGAGGAGTTCTTGCTAGCTCGCGCAAGACTGCGTATGGAAACAGCCAATGCTCAATTTATGGTAGCAAATAGCTCCCAGTCTTTATACGGAGGGGACGAGCCTCATTGGATCGTGCCTGCTGAAGGCCAACCAATCAAGGTGATGGGGAAGCAACAGACCGCACAAGC encodes:
- a CDS encoding phosphopantothenoylcysteine decarboxylase; the protein is MGTLQGKTVLITSGGTLEKWDRVRGHTNLSKGTMGCYLAEAALAAGANVVYMHGYFAQLPENHNKMTLIKFEGIEDLGQKVCHAVQQQVDIVIMAAAGSDWVIDKVYDQSGNLMEEAGKMPSDEPPIIHFKKAPKVLGQIKGWQPKVTLVGFKLEATDDEEFLLARARLRMETANAQFMVANSSQSLYGGDEPHWIVPAEGQPIKVMGKQQTAQALMACLQEQ